TTTATTGGGGATATCAGCACAAAGAGCCAACGGTATCAAGACAAATAGTGACTTCGTTTCAAAACGTTTGCGGTTATGAGCCGGTCCAAACCATTGACAGTCACGCTGGATTTAAGGACTGGTTTATTCAAACGCATAGACGACCAGGGTTTACAGTAGAGCTCGGAAAAGGGATCAACCCGCTGCCGCTGAGTATGTATCGTGAGATATATCAGGCAACAGAACAAATTATGGCCGCCTTTTTAAAGACAAAAGATTCCTGCTAAAAAGAATAGAGTGGAAACGATTGGTTTTTCATTGTGAAGTCAAAACCTAAACGGTAGAATAGAGAGAAAGAATGATAGATGATGGAGAGAATAATGTGGATGAAAATGTTGAAAGGGGTCTTGCTTTTTTGCCTAATCTTATTGGTGAGCTGTAATCAAGCGTCATCCCTTGGTCAAGCAAGTGTCAGTGCGAAAAGCTTAGAATTAAAGCAGGTCGGTATCAATGGCCTTGTCACTTTAGAAAGGACAGATGATGAGGCTTGGGAATTTATTCAATGGAAAAATAACGCGGAATTATATTTCTTAAAAAGGGAGCCTGAGAAGACCACGATCGTGCTTTATCATTTACATACCGGCTCGCAAAAAGTGTTATATGCGACAACGGATATTGTCAGTGCTGCCCAATATGAGCGAAGCCAGCAAAGGTTTGCTCTTCATACAAGCCAAACAGGGACAGACAGCACATTGTTAATCATCGATTCGGACGGCAACGTGTTAAATAAAAAAACAGCACAGGCCAATGACCTGTATATTGCGTTAAACCCTATGAATGCCTCGACTATGGTCATCTCTTCATTTAATCGAGACTGGAGCTTTAACACAGAAGTATGGAACTACGATACGGATGAGGTTATGAAAGTGGATACGGCCTCACCATTTGTCAAATGGATTAATGCATCTTCACTCATGTACCAAAATGCTGAAGACAATTCGCTTCATGTCGTTGAGAAAGAAGCGCATTCGGACATTCCCTTGCAAGCAGCTGTGAAGGATTTTTATATTGATGCACCAAATGTAGCCTTACTCCTAGAGCGTGAGTCTCGTCTCATGATCGGTATATATAAGATCGTAGAAGGCATTTTTCAAGAACAAGCGATGATTCCGTGGAAGGGAGACAGCTTTTTTTTGCCACCGTTGCAATTTCATCCGGAAAAAAACCAATTTTTTGTCATGCAAAATCGTATGGAGCAATCAATGTTACATACGTATCGTTTAAGCGATGGTGAGTCGCTGCAGGAGGTTCAATTGCCGATGAATCATCGTCTCGATGTATCGCCGAATGGTGAGTGGGCTATCGTACATTCTTACGATCAGGCAACGATTGTTCGCTTACGATCTAGCGAGACGAAGGAGATTTTGTAGCTGAGTTGAGAAATCTTTGATCATTTGAGATAATATAGTGAATGAGTGACTAGAGGTGCCCAATATGGGCTGAGAAAAAGAAATCGATTCTTTTACTCTTTGAACCTGCTCTGGGTTGTTCCAGCGAAGGGAAGTCACGGTGTAACGTTAGATGGGTTGATTTATACCATCCGTACAGCCGTTTCCCTATGGAAAACGGCTTTATTTTTTATAAAGGAGGATTTCTATATGCAGCTGGGACCCGTTTATTCTATTACAGGAGAAGTTTTTCATCCAGGTGTATCCATGCTTGAAGTCATGGAAGAGGCGCTCAAAGGTGGAGCTAATATTGTGCAGCTAAGAGATAAACATTCTTCTAAGCCAGTCGTTTATGAGAAAGCAAAGCAGCTAAAAAAGCTGTGTGATCAATATGATGTACCATTCATTATAAATGATTACATTGATATTGCTCTTGATGTGGATGCCACAGGGGTTCATCTCGGTCAGGACGATACACCGATTGAAGAAGCTAGAAGGCAGCTTGGTCCAGGTAAAGTGATCGGTATTTCAACTCACGGAATGGAGCAAGCTTTAGACGCACAAGCGAGAGGTGCGGATTATATTGGGGCAGGACCAGTCTACGAAACGAACACGAAAGAAGATGTTGTTGCGCCGGTAGGTCTTGAATATATTAAAGCGTTAAAAGAAAGTAATCTTCATATTCCGTTTGTTGCGATTGGTGGCATCAAGCTACACAATCTCCAAGAAGTCATCGAGGCAGGTGCAGCAAGCATTTGTATGGTGAGTGAAATCGTTGGGCATCAAGATCCCGCCTATGTCGTTCGGAAGGCGCATGAGTTGTTAAAAACGCATAACAGCATTTCGGTTCAATTGAATGGTAAAACGACAACAACGAACGTAGAAACGGTAGAAGCGCTTGTTAAAGAAATTGGCATTGACCCTGGTCTCGTTGTTACAGAAGTGGATGGGCAGATTATTCAAGAGGAAGACAGACATTCTGTTCTTCTTCACGATGGTATGTCAATAGAAATGGTTCAGTTTGTCGGAGGAGGATAAGCTTAATGAATCAATCATGGACGATTGGGGGGAAGACGCTCACTTCACGAATTTTTCTTGGGACTGGGCGATTTCCGAACCCGTTTGTACAAAATGAAGCCATTGAAGCATCAGAAGCTAACGTGCTAACGTTTGCCGTTCGGCGTGTCAATGTCGAAAATCCGCATGAAGATGCTATTTTACAACATTTAGATCGGCCGTTTGTCTACTTACCAAACACTTCTGGGGCGACAAATGCCGAAGAAGCGATTCGAATCGCAAAATTAGCGAGAGCGAGCGGGCTAAGCGATTGGATCAAAGTAGAAATTAGCGTTCAAGACCGAACGTTAATGCCTGACCCGATTGAAACCCTGAAAGCGACAAGGATACTTGTTGAGGAAGGTTTTAAAGTCTTTCCTTATACGTCCGACGATCCTGTGCTTGCCCAACGATTAGAAGAAGCCGGGGCGACAGCTGTTATGCCAGGTGGGTCACCGATAGGAACAGGCTTAGGGTTATTAAATCCATACAACCTACAGCAAATTTGTGAAACATTAACTGTTCCGGTCGTGATTGATGCTGGTATTGGCTCTGCTACAGATGCAACGTCAGCGATGGAGCTAGGCGCCAGTGCGGTGTTAATTAATACCGCAATTGCTCGCGCGCAAAACCCGGCAGCAATGGCTACGGCGATGAAGCATGCAGTCATGGCTGGGTACACAGCAAGACGTGCGGGGCGGATTCCGAAAAAACAATATGCGACTGAGAGCAGTCCGATCCACGGTAGGCTTTCGTAAAGGAGAGAGAACATGCCGCAGCAATCGATCAACATTGTAGGCGGAGGAGTCATCGGCCTTTCCATTGCTTTTGAAGCAAGACGACGAGGGTACGACGTCCGTATTTTTGAAAAATCCGCCTTTGGTGGTCAAGCATCCGGAGCGGCAGCTGGAATGCTGGCACCATATGCGGAGGTTGAAGAGGACCCAGATGATTTTTTTGTCTTATGTCAGGATAGTTTGCGTCTGTTCCCTGATTGGAAAGACGATATTCAATCCGTCAGCGAACAGCCATTTGAATATACTGCTAGCGGCAGCTTAACGGTTTTTTTCATGAAGCCGATCAGCTGGCTGCTGAAACGACGATGGAATGGCAAAGTAGCTTTGGTGTTGAAGCAGAATGGTGGGACCATCATCTAGTGCAAAAAAAAGCGCCTGGACTTAGTAACAGAATTACCGGCGCCATTTATCGACCTGAGGAAGCGCATGTATATGCGCCACATTACGTGCAATCATTAAAGATCGCTTGTGAACGCATCGGTGTGCAATGCTTTGACCATACATTTGTTCAACCGGTGCAGGATCTTGAAGCAGGTCATGTAAAAGCCGGAGATCACGTGTATGAAGCGGATCAACTAATTATTTGTTCAGGTGCATGGGCAAAGGAATGGGAGGAAGCTTTAGCTATTGATATTCCCATTATGCCGATTCGAGGGCAAATTTGCGCCTATCAAGAGCCACCATATTCTCTGCCGTATATCGTGTTTTCAAGCCAAGGTTACCTCGTTCAAAAAGAGACAGGCGTCGTCGTCGCAGGAGCGACAGAGGATATTGCTGGATTTCAAACGAGTGTAACTGAGCAAGGCATTCAACGATTGCAACGGTGGGCACCAAAATTAAAGCCTTCTCTGCAAGATGTAAAGCCCTTCCATCAATGGGCGGGATTACGACCAGCGACGAGAGACGGTTATCCGTTGATCGGTCGTGTAACGAAGAACCCGGCCGTTTTGTTAGCTTGTGGTCATTATCGAAACGGCATATTATTATCACCGGTGACCGCTAAGCTTGTTGCTGATCTACTGGAGGAAAAATCGGGCGTCAAAGAACGACTTCAATCGTTTGACCCGACCCGTTTTCAATTAAATGCTGTATAAAAAAGCCGTTAACCCTTTGACGAATCGTCGGGTTAACGGCTTTCATTTCATTAATAGGTTTGCGGACCATTAACAATAAGGCTGACGAGCGTGCTGACGGAAAACCATCCGAATACAGCGACCGTTGCTGCAGAGAAAGCAACAGCAATAAAATTCTTTGCGGAAAACGATCGGAAGAATCCGAAGACACCAAGAATCGTAATGATCCCAAAGATAATGATGATACCCAAGATCATCCCTCCCTTTCTAAACAGTGCATTGCTTGACACGTTTTTTAGAGCCTGCAACACGAAGAGCATGAGCATCCGGAGATGTGTCATGGCTATAGAGCTTTCATTAAGTGGTTGTCTACATGCCATGATACAATCCATTCATTCATGGCGAAGCTTACATGCATGACATACATGACGAAACGCAAACAAATGCTATGTATTTAAGCCTCGCTAGATGAGAGATCAGCATACGCATAAGACATTCATGGACAACGAGGGAATGTCCCTTTGAGCTCATAATGATGCAATTCGATTCCTCGTTCGTGAAGGCATGCCAACGTTTTTTTATTATATATAGAACGCATACATCCCTGTCGGATATATTTTACTCTTTTTTGTATCATTTGTCGATAAGCATAAGGAAAATATATGCTACGATGATAGGGATGAATGATTAAACAAGCCATTTTATTTTTGGAGGGTATAAGATGTCCTATCAAACATTGTCTTTAGGATTATTGGGGACCAATGCGTATGTGCTGACGAAAGATAACACACATCTCATTATCGATCCCGGTGATGAACCAGAGCGTCTTTCTCAAGAGCTCTCAGGGGATGTTGCAGCGATTATCCTGACTCATGCTCATTGGGATCATATTGGCGCAGTTCAGCCGATGCTTGAACAACATGAATCAATTCCTTTATATGTGCATGCTCATGAGGAGTCATGGCTTTTTGATGCTGCTAAAAATGGGTCCGCAAAAATGGGTGTTCCTGAAGTTAGTATTCGCGAAGGTGCACCAATCCATACGTTAAAACAGGGGAAATTATCTATCGGTCCATTTGATTTTCTCGTTTTAGAGACGCCAGGCCATTCACCTGGTAGCTGCTCATTTTATTGGGAAGAGGAAAATGTTGTTTTTGCAGGAGATGCTTTGTTTAAAGGAAGTGTCGGGCGCACCGATCTATACGGGGGAAATGGCGAGCAGCTCTTACAAAGTATTCAACAACAATTGCTCACTTTACCTAAACAAACTGTTGTCGCACCAGGACACGGGCCGCAGACGACAATTGAAGAAGAAATGACAACCAACCCTTTTTTATAACGTAAAAAACCCCTTTAATAGAGGGGTTTTTTCATAAAAGTGAATTAATGTACGCCAGGTTGGAAAACAAACGTCGTGTAATATGTGAATCCGGCAAAAAACACTGTTAAGTACGCGCCGAATACATATATATACATGCGCTCAGACAATTTGAGATAACTTAAAAATACAAAAAAGGCGGTCTGGGCAAAGAAAATAAGTGCCATTGGCTTTAAGTCGCCAAGAAAGGCCATGATCGCAATAATTGCTGTCCAAAACCCAAGCACGCGGTACATCCGTTCCATATGTATTCCTCCTCCTGCACACGAACATAAAAACATTCGATATCATTATAATACAAAATGAACCGGTTGCAAAGCTAGAAAAGCCAAAAAGAGAGATAAGATAAGAAAACTTTGGAAAAAGAGGTTTGGGAAACATTTAATTACGGGAAATGACAACAAGTAGATAGCCCAAAGGAGGATATGATCATGGACGAACATACTCAAATTATTTTTTATACGTATCCAAGCTGTACTTCATGCCGTAAAACGAAAGCCTGGTTAAAAAAGCATAACATCCCTTTTGGGGAAAGGCATTTATTTCGAGAGACGCCGACGGTTGAGGAGCTTCGCCACATTTTATCGTTAACAACTGAGGGAGTAGACGAAATATTAGCGACACGAAGTCAAACTTTCAAAAGATTGAATCAAGATGTAAACGATTTAAGTTTCTCAGAAATGATTCGACTACTACATAAAGAACCAAAGCTGTTACGACGGCCAATCATTACAGATGGAAAAAAGCTTGTCGTTGGCTATAATCCTTCAGCGTTGAGGAATATTTCCCAAAAAAAAAGAACGTCTGTCGGTTGCGAACTAATGCCAGCTAAACTGTATGATAATAAGCTAAAAGCTGGCTCAAACGCCTGTGCGCTAAAGCCAGCTTTTTTAATGAGCAATACTGGGCTAGCTGGATTCGAACCAGCGCATGACGGAGTCAAAGTCCGTTGCCTTACCGCTTGGCTATAGCCCATCGCTTTCCCTTTAATTATACTTTCCAGATCATTTTTTTTATACACACTTTTTGCAGGAGAATGTATTTTGGTGTCGAATCTATATTTTGAAATCACTAAGAGGAGGTGTCATATTTATTAATGGAATGGATGTGCTTATGCCTTTACTGAGAGAGGCTCAGCAAATGTCTGCGACGGACGTCCATTTTTTGCTTCAGCCGTCGTCAGAAAAAGTACAAGCTCAGTATCGTGCTCACGGCACAATATTCAACGGTTCACAGTTGTCATACGAGGCCTATCAAAGTCTGTTACGTCACTTGAAATTTTCAGCTTCCCTTGATATCGGGGAAGAAAGGCGACCACAAAGCGGTTCATATACGATCATGGTGAAATCTCAGCCGCTTGATCTTCGTATTTCCACGCTACCCGGAATCCCCTTAGAACATTTAACGATCCGCATACTCTCTTCAACCATTCTTCCCTTTGAAAAACTATCCATCTTCCCGACAGCACATCAACACATCCTTCCTTTGTTAAACGCTCCTCATGGGCTATTTTTATTGTGTGGTCCTACTGGAGCTGGCAAGACAACAACGCTATATGCCTTGCTGAAAACCATTCAAAAAACGACAAAAAAACGTATTATTACGCTAGAGGATCCAGTCGAGCAACAAATCGAAGGCGTCGTACAATTACAAATCAATGAGGCTGCAGGCTTTCATTATGAAGAAGGGCTCAGGTCTGTGATGCGCCACGACCCAGATGTTATTGTCATCAGTGAAATTCGTGATGCTCTGACCGCGAAATGGGTCATACGTGCATCAATGACTGGTCACCTCGTCTTAAGTACAATTCATGGGAGTCATCCATATTCTGCTGCACGGCGCTTTCTTGAATACGGCATTCAATTGCTTGACTTAGAAGAAAGTCTTCTCGGTATTTTGTCACAACGACTGGCAACTTTGGCTACTGCAAACCGTCTAATAAGCCGTCCGAGAGCAGCTGTGTTCGATTTAGCAATTGGTCAAGCGTGGAAACGCTCTGCAGCTGGTGAAGGACTAGCGAAAGAATTGCGTAAAGCTTACGCTTACGGATTTATTACAGAGAATGAATGGAGGAGGTGGTTCCCTTCTTCTTAAAACGACAAAAGAAAACATGGCCATTAGCTATACAGGCACTTTTTTTAAGTAAAGCAGGTCATTTAATGGATAAGGGGTACTCGATGCAGGATGCGTTAGTACACCTCCAAGCCTATTTTGGTCCAAAATATGAAAAAAGCTTTACGGAAATGCTGTTAAAGCTATCACAAGGGGTATCGTTTTCTGATGCTTTACATCACCTCGGCTTTCACGCGCACGTCCTTAGTTTTTTCAAAATGCCGCACTCGCAAAAAAGCTTCCCTGATCTGCTTAAACAATCCGGGGAGATGCTAGCTGGCTGGGCTACGTATCGCCATCAATTTTACCGTATCCTCCGCTACCCTATCATGATGACCATCGGCATGCTCTTGTTTCTTATTTGCTTAAAGATATATATCCTCCCGTT
Above is a genomic segment from Litoribacterium kuwaitense containing:
- a CDS encoding YqgU-like beta propeller domain-containing protein yields the protein MKMLKGVLLFCLILLVSCNQASSLGQASVSAKSLELKQVGINGLVTLERTDDEAWEFIQWKNNAELYFLKREPEKTTIVLYHLHTGSQKVLYATTDIVSAAQYERSQQRFALHTSQTGTDSTLLIIDSDGNVLNKKTAQANDLYIALNPMNASTMVISSFNRDWSFNTEVWNYDTDEVMKVDTASPFVKWINASSLMYQNAEDNSLHVVEKEAHSDIPLQAAVKDFYIDAPNVALLLERESRLMIGIYKIVEGIFQEQAMIPWKGDSFFLPPLQFHPEKNQFFVMQNRMEQSMLHTYRLSDGESLQEVQLPMNHRLDVSPNGEWAIVHSYDQATIVRLRSSETKEIL
- the thiE gene encoding thiamine phosphate synthase — translated: MQLGPVYSITGEVFHPGVSMLEVMEEALKGGANIVQLRDKHSSKPVVYEKAKQLKKLCDQYDVPFIINDYIDIALDVDATGVHLGQDDTPIEEARRQLGPGKVIGISTHGMEQALDAQARGADYIGAGPVYETNTKEDVVAPVGLEYIKALKESNLHIPFVAIGGIKLHNLQEVIEAGAASICMVSEIVGHQDPAYVVRKAHELLKTHNSISVQLNGKTTTTNVETVEALVKEIGIDPGLVVTEVDGQIIQEEDRHSVLLHDGMSIEMVQFVGGG
- a CDS encoding thiazole synthase → MNQSWTIGGKTLTSRIFLGTGRFPNPFVQNEAIEASEANVLTFAVRRVNVENPHEDAILQHLDRPFVYLPNTSGATNAEEAIRIAKLARASGLSDWIKVEISVQDRTLMPDPIETLKATRILVEEGFKVFPYTSDDPVLAQRLEEAGATAVMPGGSPIGTGLGLLNPYNLQQICETLTVPVVIDAGIGSATDATSAMELGASAVLINTAIARAQNPAAMATAMKHAVMAGYTARRAGRIPKKQYATESSPIHGRLS
- a CDS encoding FAD-dependent oxidoreductase; amino-acid sequence: MPQQSINIVGGGVIGLSIAFEARRRGYDVRIFEKSAFGGQASGAAAGMLAPYAEVEEDPDDFFVLCQDSLRLFPDWKDDIQSVSEQPFEYTASGSLTVFFMKPISWLLKRRWNGKVALVLKQNGGTII
- a CDS encoding FAD-dependent oxidoreductase codes for the protein MEWQSSFGVEAEWWDHHLVQKKAPGLSNRITGAIYRPEEAHVYAPHYVQSLKIACERIGVQCFDHTFVQPVQDLEAGHVKAGDHVYEADQLIICSGAWAKEWEEALAIDIPIMPIRGQICAYQEPPYSLPYIVFSSQGYLVQKETGVVVAGATEDIAGFQTSVTEQGIQRLQRWAPKLKPSLQDVKPFHQWAGLRPATRDGYPLIGRVTKNPAVLLACGHYRNGILLSPVTAKLVADLLEEKSGVKERLQSFDPTRFQLNAV
- a CDS encoding DUF2759 family protein; its protein translation is MILGIIIIFGIITILGVFGFFRSFSAKNFIAVAFSAATVAVFGWFSVSTLVSLIVNGPQTY
- a CDS encoding MBL fold metallo-hydrolase codes for the protein MSYQTLSLGLLGTNAYVLTKDNTHLIIDPGDEPERLSQELSGDVAAIILTHAHWDHIGAVQPMLEQHESIPLYVHAHEESWLFDAAKNGSAKMGVPEVSIREGAPIHTLKQGKLSIGPFDFLVLETPGHSPGSCSFYWEEENVVFAGDALFKGSVGRTDLYGGNGEQLLQSIQQQLLTLPKQTVVAPGHGPQTTIEEEMTTNPFL
- a CDS encoding DUF2626 domain-containing protein, yielding MERMYRVLGFWTAIIAIMAFLGDLKPMALIFFAQTAFFVFLSYLKLSERMYIYVFGAYLTVFFAGFTYYTTFVFQPGVH
- a CDS encoding ATPase, T2SS/T4P/T4SS family — its product is MKSLRGGVIFINGMDVLMPLLREAQQMSATDVHFLLQPSSEKVQAQYRAHGTIFNGSQLSYEAYQSLLRHLKFSASLDIGEERRPQSGSYTIMVKSQPLDLRISTLPGIPLEHLTIRILSSTILPFEKLSIFPTAHQHILPLLNAPHGLFLLCGPTGAGKTTTLYALLKTIQKTTKKRIITLEDPVEQQIEGVVQLQINEAAGFHYEEGLRSVMRHDPDVIVISEIRDALTAKWVIRASMTGHLVLSTIHGSHPYSAARRFLEYGIQLLDLEESLLGILSQRLATLATANRLISRPRAAVFDLAIGQAWKRSAAGEGLAKELRKAYAYGFITENEWRRWFPSS